From Amaranthus tricolor cultivar Red isolate AtriRed21 chromosome 4, ASM2621246v1, whole genome shotgun sequence:
tttttgtcctttatcttcttttccacctTATCGTTCCACAACCATgactctttgaacacttttgATTTCACTGACGACAACCCCAAGgtctcttttgccacttttcgAATGGTTTTTGCCATATTCCACATTTCATTCGCATCCTCGGACTGACTAGGGAAGCCCAACGAACTTATCTTACATGACAAGGTTGTGACCATATCCTCTTTGAGTCTCCCCCATATGATCTTTTTCCTGAACTCGATCTTCTTCTCTACGATTTTATTCCTCATCCTAAAAACCAGTACTAAAAGCCTGTGTTGGGTGAGCATCTTTATACCCAACACCACCTTACAATCCAAGCATGAGGCCCGTTCTCCCTTGCGCACTAAGAAATAGTCAACTTGGGTTGCATGCCCGCTACTCTTATATGTAATCAAATGCTCATCTTTCTTCCTAAATATCGAGTTTTCTATAACCAATTATTTGGCTAGCGCAAACTCTAGTAAATTCTCCTTACTCTCATTTCTTGCCCCCAAACCAAACCCTCCATGTACCGAGTT
This genomic window contains:
- the LOC130810731 gene encoding uncharacterized protein LOC130810731; translation: MVSWGQIQGEGVREATYPRSKSLELANELSKYGIHVACLDGRSNWVGIPVSNDILKKFFEVRRSNDRIMLVRIVVGEEVISIVSAYSPQVGLDKQVKREFWDNLGNQMRTIPKDEKVFLGGDFNGHIGRVASNYNSVHGGFGLGARNESKENLLEKKDEHLITYKSSGHATQVDYFLVRKGERASCLDCKVVLGIKMLTQHRLLVLVFRMRNKIVEKKIEFRKKIIWGRLKEDMVTTLSCKISSLGFPSQSEDANEMWNMAKTIRKVAKETLGLSSVKSKVFKESWLWNDKVEKKIKDKNKRFKELMTCTEEEDRIE